The sequence below is a genomic window from Campylobacter concisus.
TTTTTGAGTGCTTCAAGTACAAAATAAAGCGTTCTTAGCCCAAGTATCGCAAATATCATCGCTGAATAAACAATCACAGGATCTTTGCTCACAGCAATGACAGCTGGAACGCTATCAAAAGCAAATATCACATCGCTTAGCTCAATCACGCAAAGGCACAAGAATAACGGTGTTGCTATCCAAGTGGCTTTTAGTCTTAAAATTTGATCGTTAAGAGTAGTTTTTTGACTATCTGAAATTTGCTTAGAAATTTCGCTAAATCTAACAAAAAAGCTATGTCCGAAAAGCTGTGGCAAAACTGGGAAGAAGCGATAAACTGCCCTATAAGCTATGTGGTTTGAATAATCTTTTATATCCTCATCACACTTATCTTTTTTTATCATCATTACGGCACTATATGCGACTATTGCCGCAAATATTAGCTCCATCCAAGGAGAGATGGCAAAAAGCATTGTACCTACGGCTACAAAGATGAGTCTAAATATCATAGCTCCTATAACGCCAAAATAAAGCACTCTGTGGCGATAAATTTCAGGTATCTTAAACCATGAAAAAATCGCCATCATCACAAAAAGATTATCTACCGAGAGCGACTTTTCTAGCGCATATCCTGCAAAATAAAGACTTGCTATTTCACTGCCTCGCTCAAAATATAAATATATGCCAAAAAGTACCGAAACTCCTATCCAAAAAATAGACCAAATGCTAGCTTGTTTTAGTGAAATTTTCTCATCACGTTTATGTGCAAAAAGATCTATTCCAAAGGCAAGTGATGCCATTATAAGAAAAACTATAATTGTTTGAATTTCTAACGCGTTCAACTTTTATCCTTAAAATTTTAGCAAGGCATCATCAAGACTTCTACTATCTCGCCTTTTTTGAGAAATTCTTTATCCATTGGGATAATTAAAAGTGCAGCCTTGTTTGTTAAGTTATTTACGATCGCTGAACTGCCAAGCTTTTTGCCATTTAGATTTACAAAATTTTTTCCTTCACGATTTTCTAAATTTACAGCCGTAAATTCTAAAAATGGCGAACGCTTTTTATAGTCTTCGTCCATTATCGCCGTGATTTTTGGCTCGTCATTGCCTAGCCATAAATTTATCAAGACTCTAACATAAAGTACGCACATAACCATTGCTGAATACGGAAATCCAGGCAGTGCAAATATATATTTTTCGCCTGATTTTGCTATCTTGATGTGGCGGCCTGGTTTAACGGCAGCCTTATCTATGATGACGCTAAAATTTTCTTTTAAAGTGTCTTTTACAAAGTCATAATCTCCCATGCTAACGCCGCCAGTTGTTATTAATATATCAGCTGATTTTAGTGCATTTATGATAGCTTTTTTAACAAGCGCAGCCTCATCTTTTACGATCTCACAAAGGATTGGCTCGGCTCCCATTTTAAGTATTTGCATCGCTATACCTATGTGATTTGAGCTATGAATTTGTGCAGCGTTTTCTAGTGGCTCGCCAAGGTCTTTGATCTCGCTACCAGTTGCAATTATCGCTACTCTAGGGCGGATGAAAACGCTTACGTGAAAGATGCCAAGCTCAGCAAGAAGTGCGATTTCTGCGTAACTAAGTTTGGTTCCTTTTCTTATTAAAATTTCTCCCTTTTTGTAGCTCTCGCCCACCGCACGCACGGCAAAGCCTTTTGATACATTTTTTTTGATAGTGATTTTTGAGCCACTAACTTCGACATTTTCAACTGGCACAAGCGTATCTGAGCCCTCGCTCATGAGCGAGCCAGTAAAGGTTTTAACGCATTTGTTTCCGCTTATTTTTATCTCCTTGTCACTTCCTGCGGGAAGATCGGTGATGAGCTCAAGCTCGCTTAAGCTATCACCATATGCAAATGCGTAGCCATCCATCGCTGAAACTGGCTTTGCTGGATAGTTCTTATCTGCTATCACATCGTGTGCGATATTTCTATCAAGAGCGTCTGTGATGGCGATCTTTTCTACTTTATCCCAAATTTCAACTGTGTCTTTTAAAATATTTAAACTATCCTCATAACTTATAATATCTCGCACTTTGTGTCCTTTTTTCGTAAAATTTTATTATTTTAGCTATTTGGCTCTTAAATTTTATACTTTCTTTATTTATGCTCTATTAAAATGCCATTTAAGAAATCAGTTTGATTTTACCCTATACACAGGAAAATTCATGAATAAAACATTGCTTTACATCAT
It includes:
- a CDS encoding TerC/Alx family metal homeostasis membrane protein; this encodes MNALEIQTIIVFLIMASLAFGIDLFAHKRDEKISLKQASIWSIFWIGVSVLFGIYLYFERGSEIASLYFAGYALEKSLSVDNLFVMMAIFSWFKIPEIYRHRVLYFGVIGAMIFRLIFVAVGTMLFAISPWMELIFAAIVAYSAVMMIKKDKCDEDIKDYSNHIAYRAVYRFFPVLPQLFGHSFFVRFSEISKQISDSQKTTLNDQILRLKATWIATPLFLCLCVIELSDVIFAFDSVPAVIAVSKDPVIVYSAMIFAILGLRTLYFVLEALKNFLKYLDISVIVLLFFIAAKLAVNATAHIFHIGFEISAQISLFIILAILGVGVVASLVKK
- a CDS encoding molybdopterin molybdotransferase MoeA, which produces MRDIISYEDSLNILKDTVEIWDKVEKIAITDALDRNIAHDVIADKNYPAKPVSAMDGYAFAYGDSLSELELITDLPAGSDKEIKISGNKCVKTFTGSLMSEGSDTLVPVENVEVSGSKITIKKNVSKGFAVRAVGESYKKGEILIRKGTKLSYAEIALLAELGIFHVSVFIRPRVAIIATGSEIKDLGEPLENAAQIHSSNHIGIAMQILKMGAEPILCEIVKDEAALVKKAIINALKSADILITTGGVSMGDYDFVKDTLKENFSVIIDKAAVKPGRHIKIAKSGEKYIFALPGFPYSAMVMCVLYVRVLINLWLGNDEPKITAIMDEDYKKRSPFLEFTAVNLENREGKNFVNLNGKKLGSSAIVNNLTNKAALLIIPMDKEFLKKGEIVEVLMMPC